TTCATAATCAGTTAGTCTTTTGttctttgttgaagaaaatttgttCTGCAACAGGTTGATTGATCCACAAAGTTGATACAATGCAACGAGAGTTTGTAGTTGATGGACAAGTTTACAATTATCATCATTTCATCTATTGCGTAAATTGTGAAGCTCGAATTGCTCGTATCGAGGATTACATTCCTAATGTAAGGATTCTCTCAAATATCTTcttaatcatttcataaagaagATTCTATTTGTACTCTTGACTAAGAACAGAACAACTTTTCTTGTCCAGGTGCACGACATACTTTATGGAGGGTACTTTAAAACACTGTAAGTCTCATGATTTCGAAAATCTTGTGATTTGCCTAAGCTTTTTTCTGAGTTCTGTGTATTATATGCAGGAAAGATGTTGTTGTAATAGACCAGCCGATATTTCATCTACTTGAAGATGGAAATAACCTAACCACAGCCAATACTTACTGTCTCCAATGTAATTCGCTGATCGGGTGGAAACTTGTAAGATACTATAATATTAAAGAGCATTTTGATAACAGGTTGctctatttttattaaaataaaaatctatgaTTTCTTCAGATTGCAGCCACCCGACAGCCAGACTATTTCATAGAAGGAAGATTCTTTATGAAAATGTAAGTTTCTAATTACAAATTTGCAAATTGAGACTGTctttacacatatatatgtgctGTATGACTTGTAAGGTGTTGATTCAAAAGAGTATTTTGTGGCAGTGGCGTGCTTATGTTCCAGAATCGTGTAACGTTGCGAAGTTATATCTTAGGAAGTGCATATCGATATGGTCTTATTCAACTTAGTGGCGCTAATGCTCAAGTTGGAGGCGCTAATGCTCAAGTAATTGGAGGCGCTAATGCTCAAGTTGGAGGCGTTAATGCTCAAGTTGGAGGCACAAATGCTCAAGTAATTGGAGGCGCTAATGCTCAAGTTGGAGGCGTTAATGCTCAAGTTGGAGGCGCTAATGATCAAGCCTTGCTGTATTTGAATgaggaagaagttggaggcgcTAATGCTGATCAAGATGGAGGCGCTAATGAACAGGGTCCTAATGATCAAGATGGAGCCCCGCCAATGAAATGAATGAAGATGTAGATCATCAGGCTGATAGAAATGCAGACATTGATAGAGTTCATACTTTACGAAGTGCTATTGTGTGAtactcttttttctcttttgatttTGGGATACAGTACATATTATTACTGAACTTTTTACATATTTTAGCTCTGGTACAACCGTTCTCTATATGCTGCCTGCTTAGTTTATACTTCCTTGCATGTTGCTTGACAGTAAATACTAGagaactttaatttgtttttccaTAAAAATGTGGAATGACTAGTATGATGTTAAAGAAGTTAGATTGTGTATCTAATGGCTTTTTCCCCTACTAGAGAAATCCATTTGGCAAGTTGTTATTCCAAATTTGCAATGTCGATAGATGCGGGACCAAGATTATATATTCTTGTTCAAGTTTTTCCTATTATAAGATATACTATGCAATGGTTAGGTAGTTCCAAGTAGTTGcactatatattttttactttgtCATTTAGAGCTGATATAAACCGTGTTATAAAAGTGGCTTATATATATCCCTTTTCATTTA
This Solanum dulcamara chromosome 8, daSolDulc1.2, whole genome shotgun sequence DNA region includes the following protein-coding sequences:
- the LOC129898779 gene encoding uncharacterized protein LOC129898779; this translates as MQREFVVDGQVYNYHHFIYCVNCEARIARIEDYIPNVHDILYGGYFKTLKDVVVIDQPIFHLLEDGNNLTTANTYCLQCNSLIGWKLIAATRQPDYFIEGRFFMKIGVLMFQNRVTLRSYILGSAYRYGLIQLSGANAQVGGANAQVIGGANAQVGGVNAQVGGTNAQVIGGANAQVGGVNAQVGGANDQALLYLNEEEVGGANADQDGGANEQGPNDQDGAPPMK